In Acidobacteriota bacterium, the genomic stretch GTTCGCCGCGCTCGCCGCCGTGGCGCTGCAGCATCCCGACCTTGCGGCCGAGCAGCTTCAGCAGGCCATGAAGGCATTCGGTCTCGGCGGCGCCTCGGTCCCGGCTGAAGGGCAACGGCGTTCTGGGCAACGTGATCGGCAACCCCCTGGAGACCACCATCGCGCTCTCTCACCTGATCTTCGAAGGGACGCTGGACCGGTTTCCGGGCCTGAAGATTTGCGCGGCGCACGGCGGGGGGTACCTCCCAGGAACACGTCCTCGGCACGCCGGGCCTCAGCGCCGACGACCGCCGCGCGATTCTCGGCGGCAACGCCGCGCGCCTGCTGAACCTGGCGCCGTAAGCCGGCGCTCGTCTACGTGAAGTCGGCGAAGTACGGAATCGCGCGGAGCGCCAGGGCGAGGACGATCAGCAGGAGGGCCGGGATCGCGAACCACGCGAACGCCGGGGCGTTGCGGATCGCTATCGTGTTGGTCAGCTTTCCGCGTTCCAGCTTGTCGATGGCTGCCGAGGCCGCCTGCAGCTGGTCGGCGGTGGCCGCGTCGTAATACTGCCCCCCGTAGCTTCGAACCGTGCTGACGAGCCGACGGACGGTGTCGGTCCCGCGCAGGTTCGCCTCGAGGTCGATCCCGATGACGTGCGTGCGGATTTCCGTCGCAGCGGCATCCGCCAGCGCGGAGATCGGATCGCGCCCGTAGTTGTGCACGCCGTCGGTGAACACCAGCGTCACCTTGCCTACCCGCCGGTCGGTGGACTGCCGCCACAGCAGGTAGTTCGCCAGCCCGATGCCGTCCCCGATCGCCGTCAGCCCTTCACCCTGCAGGATCTGATCGTCAATCATGTTCACGTAATGCATCAAGGAGTTGTGATCGAACGTGAGCGGGCTGACGATGTAGGCGTTCTCGGAAAAGACGACCAGGCCGATGCGATCGTCGTGTCGTGCGGCGATGAAGGTGCGCAGCGCGCGCCTGGTGACCTCCAGGCGCGTGCGTCCGGTCCTCGCGGCGGCGGCGGCGACGCCGGCGGCGGCAGGCGTGCCTCCGACCGGCCCCCACGCGGGGGCGCCCGCGGCGCGCTCGGCGCGCATGACCTCGTGGATGCTGTTCGAGAGGTCCAGGACCAGCACGATGTCGAGTCCCTGCGACTTGACCTGCGCGTGCGACAGCGGCACGACGGGGTCGGCGAGCCCCGCGAGGACGAGCGCGAAGGCCAGGGCGAGAAGCACGGAAGGAAGCCGGCGGACGGGTGACGCCCATGCGTCCGCTTCACGCAGCCAGGCGGTGGCGGTGAAGGCGACGAACCGCCGGCGCCGAACGAGGCGGCAGGCGAGCGCCAGCAACGCCGCTGCCGGGAGCAGCCAGAGCACTTCCGGCTGGAGGACGCTGATGCCGCTCATCGGCGGAAGGAGATCGACGGCATGAACCGCTTCAGCCCGCGCGAGGGGAGCAACTGCGCGGTGCTGGCGAGCGCCTCCTCGAGCTGATCGCTGGTCGGCACGCCGGCGGGCGGCGCGTAGCGGGCACGCTCGCAGTCGCCGAGCAGCGCGGCCAGCGCGTCCACCGGGACGCCGCGGGCGTGGCCGTTCAGCCGGGGAATGAGTTCGGCAGCCGTCAGCGATTCCACGGGCATTCCCGTGAGACCGGCGAGGTGCCGCCGCAGCGCCGCGTCGAGCCGGCCGTACGCCTCGCGGCGCTGGGCGGCCTGGGAGAAGTCGAGAGTCCGCAGGTCGTCGAGCGTGCGCTGCGTCAGCGGCGTCGCGTGGCGCGGCCTGCGCGCACGGCGCGGCCGGTAACGCCAGGCCAGCGAGAGCACCAGGAGCGCGACGGGCGCGGCGGAGACCAGCGCCAGGCCGGCGCCCGCCGGGCGCGCCCACCCCAGGGCCCGCGGCAGATCGGCTGGCGTGCGCTCGTCGCGAATGCCAAAGCGGGGCAACGAATCAGGAATCGTGCTGCGGCGGGCGATCTGCGCGCCACGCGCGCTCGTTTCCCCTGCTGGCGCCGCGTCCTGCAGGCGCAGCCCCGGCCGGCGCATGTAATAGCGCACGGGCAGGTGATCGATCTGCACGCTCTCCGATTCCACTTCGTAGGTCGCCAGCTCGTAATCGAAGCGGTAGGCCACGCCGCCCGAGTCGAGCGCGGTTCGGCGGCTCGTCGCGGAGACCAGCTCGAGCCCCGTGAGTTTCAGCCGCTCCTTCGCGAGGTCGTCGGTCAGGATATCGACGCCTGGCGCACACGTGACGTCGACGGTGAACGTCACGCGATCGCCGACCCAGACGGCCGTGCGGCTGGCCCGCGTGCGTATCTCCACGGGAGGCGGCGCCTCGCGCGGTGCCGGCCGAGCCGACCTGACTTCCCCGACGGCGCCGACCGAGCGATTCGGCGCCTGCGCGCGCGCGTCTGCACCGGCGCCGGCCAGCAGGCCGGCCACCAGCGCCAGCGCGCGCCAGCCGAGTGGAGCGAACACGAAGGGGGCGGTGTTCTTCATCTGCGACATCCGGTCACGCGCGCTTCCGCGCCGCGAACAGCTCCATCAGCGGCCCGATGGCCGTGCGATCCGAGCGCACGAAGGTGTGCTCGACGGGGATCCGGTAAAACGTCCTGACGAGCGCATCGCGGCGTGACTGCACGACGGCCGCATACCGGCGCCGCAGCCCGTCGTCCAGGCCGACGCGCAGCTCCGCGCCGGACTCGACGTCCCGCAGCCGCACCGTCCCGCTTCCGGCTGGCAGCGCCGTCTCCACCGGATCTTCGACGACCACGGCGACGACATCGTGTTTCGCCGTCATGACTTTCAGATCGGACGATGCGGCCAGGTCGTCGTCGAGCATGAAATCCGAGACGAGGAAAACGACGCTCATCCGCTTCAGGTGCCGCACCAGGTGCCGAATCGCGGGCACCGCGGAGGTGCGCCCCACGGGGGACTCGATCGCCCACAGCTCTTCCAGGATCTGCCAGGCGCGATGGCGGGCGCGGCTCGGCGGGCTGTACCGCAGCACCCGGTCCGAGAACGCCAGGAAGCCCACGTTGATCTGATCGGCGAGCGCCGAGAAGACCAGGCAGGCGGCGATGAAGATCATCTGCTCCTTCTTCGAGCGGTCGGCGCCGCCGTAGGCCATGCTGCGCGAGAGGTCGACCCCGATGATGGTGTTCAGCTCCCGCTCGGCGTGGGTCTCCCTGACGAAGGGCATGTTGAGCCGCGCCGTCACGTTCCAGTCGATCCGCCGCACGTCATCGCCCGCGCGGTACGGCCGGTGCTCGTCGAAGTCGAAGCCGCTGCCGCGCAGCCGGCTGGTGTACGCCCCCGCGCGCACGTTGCGCATCTTCCTGGCGGTCGCGATCTCGACGTACCGCAGCTCGCGGACGAGGTGTTCGGGCAGCATCAGGGAATCGGCACCGCGTCCAGGATCTCGCGCAGGATCGCGTCCGCGTCGATCGCTTCCGCCTCCGCGCGCACGCTCCGCGTCACGCGGTGGCGCGCGGCGTCCGGGAAGATGTCCTTCACGTCGTCGGGCAGCACGAAGTCCCGGCCGTGCAGGAACGCGGTCACCCGGGCGAGCGCGAGCACGTGCTGGTAGGAGCGGGGCGAGATGCCCAGCAGCAGCAGCTCGCGCAGATGCGCGAGACCGACGGTCTCCGGCGCCCTCGTCGCCCGGCCGATCCGGACGATGTACTCCATGAGTCGATCGTCGATGTACACGCTCTCGCGGATGAGGGCGCGGATGTGGCTGACGTCGGCGGGCGTGAGCCGGCGGGGGAAGTCGAGATGCTGGAAGTTCTGGTGCAGCATCCGGATCTCGTCGGCCTCCCTCGGGTAGCCCACGCGCAACATCATGGAGAAGCGATCGAGCTGCGCCTCCGGCAGCGTGTAGACCCCCTCCTGCTCGACCGGATTCTGCGTGGCGAGCACCCAGAACGGGTCGGCGAGGTGATAGGTCGTGTCCGCCAGCGTGACCTGCCGCTCCTGCATCGCTTCGAGCAGCGCGCTCTGCGTCTTCGGCGTGGCGCGGTTGATCTCGTCCGCGAGGAGGATGTTGGTGAAGATCGGCCCCTTCTCGACGCGGAAGCTGCCGGTGGACACTTCCCAGATGCGCGTGCCCAGGATGTCGGCGGGCAGCATGTCCGGCGTGAGCTGGATGCGCTGGAACTGGGCGGACACGGCGTGCGCGAGCGTGGTGACGGTCAGGGTCTTCGCCACGCCCGGGACCCCTTCGAGCAGCACGTGGCCGCAGCCCGTCCGCACGGCGCCGCCCGAGAAGGAATACGGAATCGCGGCGAACAGCGCCGTGAGCAGGCGGCGGACCAGCACCTCCTGCCCGACGACGATCCGATCGATCTCCCGCTCGATCTCCGCGATGAGATCGAGCACGCCGTCCGGCGTGTGGACGTGCGCGGCGGCGGCGCTGGCGGCGGTCACAGGTGTCGGGAATTGGCTCACAGGATCAGCAGCAGCACCAGGGTGCAGAAAGCGCCGGCCGCAAGCGCCAGTCGGTACGCGCTGCGGTACTCGGCCGTGGTTGTCCATCCGACTTGCCGGCGTTCCTGGTCGACGGCGTCGCGCATCGCGCCGGCCAGCTCCGCCCCGGTCACGGATCGGTAATAGCGTCCGCCGGTGCGGGCCGCGATATCCGCCAGCGTGGACTCGCTGAAGCGCGTCGTCACGGTCTTGCCGCTCTCGTCGGTCAGGAACGCGCGCTGCGCGCCCGGCGCGCCAATCGGGATCGGCACGTCGGCCGGCGATCCGATGCCGATCGTGTGCACCCGCGTGCGCTCCGCCTGCAGGCGCATCAGGCTGGTCTGCAGCCGCTGGCCGTGGTCTTCGCCATCCGACAGCACGATGAAGACCTTCGTGCTCGGGAGCGTGTCCTTGCGGGCCAGGTCGCGCGCGGCGGCCAGCGCGGCCCCGATATCGGTGTCGAACTGCGGCTGGTAGTCGTCCTGGCTCCAGTCCAGGTAAAACGAGATTGCGCTGGCGTCACGCGTGAACTGCGACAGCACCACCGATGTGCCGGCGAAGCCGACGAGCGCGACGCGGTCGACCCCTTCCGGCCGTTCGTCGATGAACGTCTTGATCTCGTGGACCGCGCGGGCGAATCTGGACGGCCGCACGTCTTCCGCGCGCATGGAGGCGGAGCGATCGAGGATCAGGATCAGGTCCTGCCTCGAGAACTCCGGCATCCTGACCTCCAGCAGAACCTGCGGCTGCATCAGGGCCAGCACGAGGAAGCCGATGGCGCCGAGCGACGCGAGCAGCACCAGCACGTCCCGCCGCCACCCGGTCAGCCGGGACAGCGCGGCGGTGCGCGCGCCCATCTCGAACTGCCGGCGAAACCGCCGGCGGGCCGCCATGAACAGAAACCAGAACGCGAAGGCGAGCGGCGCAACCAGGAGCCACTGCGCCATGTCCGGAGCCAGGAAGCGCATGAGCGGCGGTGCCTCGACTAGCCGGTACGTCGCGTCGGCCGCTCCTGCGCATCGCGTTCGGGGCGCAGGAACTTGCGGAGTTCAGGGGGAGCGAGCCTGGGCTCCTTGCGCATCTGCGTGAGCAGGCGGCGCGTCAGCTCGTAATTGAATTTGGAATCCCAGTCCTCGGGGTTGGCCTCGAGCGCCTGGCGGAACTCCTCTTCGGCGCGGCGGAACCAGCCCAGGCGCGTGTCGGGGTTCTTGTGTTCGGCGAGCGCCTTCTGGAAGAACGCGCACCCGGTCCAGAAGTGCGACTCGAAGGTGGGTGCACCGGCTTCGGCCTTCTCGATCAGCTCGTCGTGCTCGCTGCGCTGGTACAGCAGCCGCAACTGGTTCGCCTGGATGGTCTCGCCAACGGCGCGGAACACCTGCGCGCTCATCGGCGTCCGGCCGACGCGCGCCTCGCCGGCGCGATAGTACGTCAGCGCCGCGTCGGCGTCTCCCCGATCGCGGGCGCTCTGCGCGTCAAGCGCCGGCTGCAGCCACGCGGCTGCGCCCAGCAGGATGACGCCGGCGAGCAGTGCCAGCACCATCACGAACCACAGCGTCGCGCTTCGGAGCAATCTGGTCATCACAGTGACGCGGCACGGGCCACGGCGCATCCTCGCAGTGCACGAACACGTTGTCAAGGTGCCAAAGTGGCGAGCACAAAGACGATACGATTCGGAGACATCCGTTTACAAGAAATGACAGCGCCGGCCGATGGCGCCCGCTAACATCGGACGACAGTCCGCTCATGGCGCCGGCTCACTGGACACTGCGTGGAACGCGTTCGTTGCCTCGTCGGCTCGCCTGCGCCGTCTGCGCGCTGGCCGCGCTCGCCGTTCCTGCGCACGGCGCCGCCGACGACATCGACTACGCGGCGATCCGGGCCACGAAGCGCGTCACCGCGCTTCGGATCGAACAACCGATCGTCATTGACGGCGTGCTCGGCGAGGCGGAGTGGGAACGCGCCGACGTGGCGCGCGACTTCATCCAGCAGCAGCCGAGCGAGGGGGAGCCGACGACCGAACCCAGCGAGGTCCGGTTCCTGTACGACGCGGACATGCTGTACGTCGGCGGCACGTTCCACGACACGCATCCTGACGGCGGCATCACCAACGAGCTGACGCGCGACTTTTCCGGTCGCGACGGCGACCTGATCACGCTGGTGCTCGACACGTTTCGCGACCAGCGCAACTCTTTCAACTTCATGATCAATCCGGCGGGCGCCCTGCGCGACAGCCAGTCCTACGACGACGGCCGGCAGAACAACGCGGATTGGGACGGCATCTGGTACGTGAAGACCGCGCGCTTCGCCGGCGGATGGACCATGGAGATGGCCATTCCGTTCAAGACCCTGCGGTTCTCCGACGGCGAGGAGCAGACCTGGGGCCTCAACATCTTCCGGCTGATCCGGCGGAAGAACGAGATTACGCTGTGGGCGCCGGTGCCGCGCCAGTTCACGCAGTTCAAGGTCTCCTACGCGGGCGTGCTCACCGGCATCCAGCACGTGCAGCCCGGCCGGAACCTCAGGATCAAGCCGTTCGTGACGGCCCAGGCGTCACGCCGTCGGTCGGGCGCGCGGCTCTGGGACGGCGACGCCGGCCTCGATCTCAAATACGGGCTGGGTACCGCGCTGACGCTCGATCTGACCTCCCGTACCGATTTCTCCCAGGTGGAAGCCGACGACCAGCAGATCAACCTGACGCGCTTCAGCCTCTTTCTCCCGGAGAAGCGTGAGTTCTTCCTCGAGAACCAGGGGAGCTTCCGGATCGGGGACATCGACACCGCCGCCGGCGCTCGCGGCGCGCCGCTCCTGCCGTTCTTCAGCCGGCGCATCGGCGTCGGCGACAACGGCTCGCTCGTGCCGATCGTGGGGGGCGCGCGGTTGAGCGGCAAGCAGGGGCGCTACAACCTCGGATTCCTGAACCTTCAGACCGACGCCGAGGGCGAGCGCCCGGGCGACAACTTCACCGCGGCCCGTGTCAGCCGCGACCTCGGTCTCAACTCGTCGGTGTCCGCGTTCTACTTCGGGCGTCAATCGGACGGCACCGATCCGTTCAACCGCATCGCCGGCGCCGATGTGCACCTCAACTTCCGCCGGACCGTCGACGTGGACGGGTTCCTGCTCCGCAGCGCATCGCCCGGCGAGGGGCCCGGCCTCGCTGGACGGGGGGCGCTGAACATCAAGGAGGACAAGTACACCGGGCATCTCTCGTACACCTCGGTGGCTCCCAGCTTCCGCAACGACCTCGGGTTCACCCCGCGGCGCGACATCGGGCTCACCAGCTGGGAGTTCGAGTGGAACTTCCGGCGCCGCACGGCACGCGCCCCGGTGCGGGTGTTCACGCTCGGCACCGAGGGAGACGCGGTCAGCAATCACGGGCAGGACGACCTCCTGAGCCGCGTGTCGCGCATCGACACGTCGGCGGAGTTCGCCGACGGCGGGCGCCTCGGCGTCGACTTCGACTGGAACTACGAGCTCCTGACCGAGCCGTTCGAGATCAATCGCGGCGTGAGCATTCCTCCCGGCATCTATTACTTCCGTCAGGTCATCCCGAGCTACTCCTCCGACAAGAGCCGATGGCTGTCGGGGAACGTGAAGTACACAGGCGGGCAGTTCTGGTCAGGGACGATTCGGGGGCTCGATACGGGAATCCGCCTGCGCGCCAGCGAGAAGTTCGCCGCCACGGCGAGCTACGCGCGGAACGCCGTCACGCTGCGCGAGGGCACCTTCACGACGGAGCTTCTGCGACTCCGGTTGAAC encodes the following:
- a CDS encoding VWA domain-containing protein translates to MSGISVLQPEVLWLLPAAALLALACRLVRRRRFVAFTATAWLREADAWASPVRRLPSVLLALAFALVLAGLADPVVPLSHAQVKSQGLDIVLVLDLSNSIHEVMRAERAAGAPAWGPVGGTPAAAGVAAAAARTGRTRLEVTRRALRTFIAARHDDRIGLVVFSENAYIVSPLTFDHNSLMHYVNMIDDQILQGEGLTAIGDGIGLANYLLWRQSTDRRVGKVTLVFTDGVHNYGRDPISALADAAATEIRTHVIGIDLEANLRGTDTVRRLVSTVRSYGGQYYDAATADQLQAASAAIDKLERGKLTNTIAIRNAPAFAWFAIPALLLIVLALALRAIPYFADFT
- a CDS encoding DUF58 domain-containing protein, producing the protein MLPEHLVRELRYVEIATARKMRNVRAGAYTSRLRGSGFDFDEHRPYRAGDDVRRIDWNVTARLNMPFVRETHAERELNTIIGVDLSRSMAYGGADRSKKEQMIFIAACLVFSALADQINVGFLAFSDRVLRYSPPSRARHRAWQILEELWAIESPVGRTSAVPAIRHLVRHLKRMSVVFLVSDFMLDDDLAASSDLKVMTAKHDVVAVVVEDPVETALPAGSGTVRLRDVESGAELRVGLDDGLRRRYAAVVQSRRDALVRTFYRIPVEHTFVRSDRTAIGPLMELFAARKRA
- a CDS encoding AAA family ATPase: MDNHGRVPQRVPTGACGRRFLHPGAAADPVSQFPTPVTAASAAAAHVHTPDGVLDLIAEIEREIDRIVVGQEVLVRRLLTALFAAIPYSFSGGAVRTGCGHVLLEGVPGVAKTLTVTTLAHAVSAQFQRIQLTPDMLPADILGTRIWEVSTGSFRVEKGPIFTNILLADEINRATPKTQSALLEAMQERQVTLADTTYHLADPFWVLATQNPVEQEGVYTLPEAQLDRFSMMLRVGYPREADEIRMLHQNFQHLDFPRRLTPADVSHIRALIRESVYIDDRLMEYIVRIGRATRAPETVGLAHLRELLLLGISPRSYQHVLALARVTAFLHGRDFVLPDDVKDIFPDAARHRVTRSVRAEAEAIDADAILREILDAVPIP
- a CDS encoding VWA domain-containing protein gives rise to the protein MAQWLLVAPLAFAFWFLFMAARRRFRRQFEMGARTAALSRLTGWRRDVLVLLASLGAIGFLVLALMQPQVLLEVRMPEFSRQDLILILDRSASMRAEDVRPSRFARAVHEIKTFIDERPEGVDRVALVGFAGTSVVLSQFTRDASAISFYLDWSQDDYQPQFDTDIGAALAAARDLARKDTLPSTKVFIVLSDGEDHGQRLQTSLMRLQAERTRVHTIGIGSPADVPIPIGAPGAQRAFLTDESGKTVTTRFSESTLADIAARTGGRYYRSVTGAELAGAMRDAVDQERRQVGWTTTAEYRSAYRLALAAGAFCTLVLLLIL
- a CDS encoding carbohydrate binding family 9 domain-containing protein; translation: MPRRLACAVCALAALAVPAHGAADDIDYAAIRATKRVTALRIEQPIVIDGVLGEAEWERADVARDFIQQQPSEGEPTTEPSEVRFLYDADMLYVGGTFHDTHPDGGITNELTRDFSGRDGDLITLVLDTFRDQRNSFNFMINPAGALRDSQSYDDGRQNNADWDGIWYVKTARFAGGWTMEMAIPFKTLRFSDGEEQTWGLNIFRLIRRKNEITLWAPVPRQFTQFKVSYAGVLTGIQHVQPGRNLRIKPFVTAQASRRRSGARLWDGDAGLDLKYGLGTALTLDLTSRTDFSQVEADDQQINLTRFSLFLPEKREFFLENQGSFRIGDIDTAAGARGAPLLPFFSRRIGVGDNGSLVPIVGGARLSGKQGRYNLGFLNLQTDAEGERPGDNFTAARVSRDLGLNSSVSAFYFGRQSDGTDPFNRIAGADVHLNFRRTVDVDGFLLRSASPGEGPGLAGRGALNIKEDKYTGHLSYTSVAPSFRNDLGFTPRRDIGLTSWEFEWNFRRRTARAPVRVFTLGTEGDAVSNHGQDDLLSRVSRIDTSAEFADGGRLGVDFDWNYELLTEPFEINRGVSIPPGIYYFRQVIPSYSSDKSRWLSGNVKYTGGQFWSGTIRGLDTGIRLRASEKFAATASYARNAVTLREGTFTTELLRLRLNYSFSTSMFLNGFIQYNSIARTWTTNIRYRYTYRPLSDVFIVWNETRGPDGSPQRALIVKYTLTLAF